The Diceros bicornis minor isolate mBicDic1 chromosome 8, mDicBic1.mat.cur, whole genome shotgun sequence genomic interval CTAGCAGGACCTACAattaggatatgcaactatgtactggagctttggggaggaaaaagaaaaagaggaaggttgacaacagatgttagctcagggccaaccttgcaaaaaaaaaaagtgaacaagaCAGTAGGAGGAGCTAATATGAGGAGTTAATACTCTTAAAGGAAAACATTCAGCTTAGCATGATGGCTCTTAAGATCTGTAGTCTTCCCAGGTAGTTTCAAGCCACCCAACTGACTCCCTGTAATCATTCCATGACTAAGCTgttgtttaatttaaaatttcatgttgatgagaatgtatattatataattaatttcTTATGAAAGTTGAGTCCATTTATTCCAATACATGCATAAGTAAATTTACCTCTTCATCCTCCTCCTAGGAATTGCATACATGACATAAAGATGTAGATGCGTATGTGTGCACACAAACCTACCTTGTGGTGCTGTTTATGTTGTctaaaaacatggaaacaacctaaatgtctttcAATTCAAATTGGTTAAATTATTTATGGTTTAATGATACTGTGGTATACTGTGTATTTAAAATGTTGTAGGTCAATAGTTAAGGGCATGTAAAAATATGTCTGTAACATtactattaagtaaaaaaacccagattcagtataatttttaaaaattatatctagGTTTGTATATACAAAGAGATCTGGAAGAATGTCCCTGAAATATTAACagtgatttttactttcttttttgcacttttctctgttgttttgcttaaaaaatgtcatttttttttttttacaatcagaaaaataatttttcattttgaaggggGTAAAAGGCTTAAGACAGAAATCAGTCGCTTCCCTACAGTTCTAACTCACAAACTTGGTTTGAGTATTAAACCCAAATCAgttattaaaactttaaaaaataaaccaacaagTCCACATATCTTTCTGCCTGATGTTCAAGACATCATTCTAGTAGCTGTGGACATTAAGATACCATTtagatttccatttaaaaatcaaGCTCACCAGAACATAAGCTTTTCTaacctatttaaaataaaaccttttaCATAGAGGCATTAAGTAGTTTCATTACATGCTTAATGCACATGCAACACAGTTAGCATCTTTGGTGTTCACTTGAGAATCctaatgcaaaaaaataaattttaaacaattaaCTAAAATGTGGGGACACATTTGCAAAGGGTTTTCAACATACTAGTGGGCTATAGCACCCTGTTGGAGAGCTGCTgtactgttttctcattttcttactattttgtcctgttttaaaatataaacaactgATTAGTACTTTTGTCTCCTAAATAGATTATAAGCTACTTATAGTCAAAGTTTGTCTTTTGCATCCTATGACCACATTTTTCAAACCTATTAATGAAtcttgaaatcaatttagtgggtcaTAATTGGGATTAAATTATATACGATAAtatgctgcataatgacatttcagtcaaggatggaccacatatatgacagtggtgcCATAAAGTTAGTACCATGTAGcacaggtgtgtagtaggctataccatctgggtttgtgtaagtacactctgtgatgttcacacaacgacgaaatcgcctaatgacacgtTTCTCAGAACGAATCCCTgtattaagcaatgcatgactgtatatacacatatatatgttatgtgtgtgtgtggatacaTATAAAAGTGCATGGCATGTATTAAGGGCAAATTCTGTTTAGGAAACTTCTTGGTTGCAGCAAAATATTTGGAAAGCCCTGTCCTGAAATACTTAGGGAAGTACATTAAAATCTTAATTAAATAGGTCACCTGTCTAGGAGTGGCATCCTAGAATATAGCCCCCAAATCAGAAATTTAACCCCAAAAAAGTCACTTGAGTTACAAAAGTAAACTTCAGTTAGGATGAACACCTCAGTCTCTACCTCAGAATTCATTTAGTCTTATTTTAGACAGTTATCAAACTTGGCTGTTTCCTTTCCTGATCTACAACAATTAGAGTTAGCACTGAGTGAAGAGACTTCTGAAGACAGACACTGACAGTAATCGGAAAGAATCATCAGCAGTCCGGGAAGGTCAGGGAGACTATAAAAGGACTCCTAAGGTAAGTAGTGTAGGCACTTTATATAGGAGCAAACAGATACAGACACATTAGTTGACCATAAGGGCAGAATTTTGAAGCTGTAAGGAGCAGTGAGAAAAGCTTACCAGGTCAGCAGGGAAGGTGGGTTTCACATTTCTGCGTAACTAGCAGCACAGTAAGGGCCAAGTGATtaacttctccctctctcccagtttcctaatctataaaatgaggtggATGTACTAGATGTTCTCAGTTTCCTTCCCCTTCAACAGTTTTCTCATTTCATTGAATTTACAGGTAAGACTGGTTTATGATCTAAATTATAAACACATCAACTAGAACACACTGGGTAACTGATTTGTATACTTTTTTAAGAAgtaaatgagaaattaaaaattattttgtggtaTGTTTGCATCTTAACATACTATGTGTTTCTGAGTTTCTCTATTATCTTACTGTTTGATGGTATCTATATAAATATGTGCTTGAAAATGTAGAATTTATCTACTTATATGTGGGCTTTATTTCTGTCGGGATTTGAGGCTACTTTAGTACCATTtaaggcattttctttttttttatttcatcatttgagttttatatttttcattttttatattttttagatgGTTATCCAAATGCAAACCCAGTCCAGGTTTCAACagcaacattttttcttttcttcaacgaAGAGTAGAGAATGGAGACCAGCTATATCAGTATTGTTCACTGATAATAAAAGGTATATCTCTCAAGCAACAACTTCAGTGGGACCCCAGCAGTCACCATTTGCAAGGGTTTATGGACTTTGGTCTTGGCAAACTTGATGCTGATGAAACGCCACTTGCCTCAGAAACTATTTTGTTAATGGCAGTGGGTATTTCTGGTCATTGGAGAACACCTCTTGGTTATTTTTTTGTAAACAAGGCATCTGGATATTTGCAGGCTCAGCTGCTTCGTCTGACTATTGGCAAACTGAGTGACAtagggatcacagttctggctgTTACGTCTGATGCTACAGCTCATAGTGTTCAGATGGCAAAAGCGTTGGGGATACTTATTGATGGAGACAACATGAAGTGTACATTTCAGCATCCCTCATCTTCTAGTCAACAGATTGCATACTTCTTTGATTCTTGCCACTTGCTCAGATTGATAAGAAATGCATTTCAGAATTTTCAAAGCATTCAGTTTATTAATGGCACAGCACACTGGCAACACCTTGTGGAGTTAGTAGCACTAGAGGAACAGGAATTATCAAATATGGAAAGAATCCCAAgaaaacttgcaaatttgaaaaaCCATGTACTGAAAATGAATTCTGCTGCCCAACTCTTCAGTGAGAGTGTGGCCAGTGCGTTAGAATGTTTGCTGTCGTTAGGCCTGCCTCCTTTTCAAAACTGTATTGGTACCATCCATTTTTTACGCTTAATTAACAATCTGTTTGACATTTTTAATAGTAGGAACCGTTATGGAAAGGGACTTAAAGGACCTCTGTTGCCCGAAACTTATAGTAAAATTAATCACGTGTTAATTGAAGCTAAGACTATTTTTGTTACATTATCTGACACTAGCAATAATCAAATAATTAAAGGTAAGCGAAAACTAGGATTCCTGGGATTTTTGCTTAATGCTGAGAGCTTACAGTGGCTCTACCAAAATTATGTTTTCCCAAAGGTCATGCCTTTTCCATATCTTCTAACTTACAAATTCAGTCAAGATCATCTGGAGTTATTTCTAAAGATGCTTAGACAGGTATTAGTAACCAGTTCTAACCCTACCTGCATGGCATTCCAGAAAGCTTACCATAATTTGGAGACCAGATACAGATTACAAGATGAAGTTTTTCTAAGTGAAGTAAGCATCCTTGACATTTCAATTGCTCGAAGGACAGACTTGGCCCTTTGGACAGTTCAGCGTCAGTATGGTGTCAGTGTTATGAAGACTCCTTTTCACAAAGAGGATATTTGCCAAGACTGGTCTAATTGTTCGCTAAGTGAAGCACTGCTAGACCTGTCAGATCACAGGCGAAATCTCACCTGTTGTGCTGGGTATATTGCAAATAAGTTATCAGCTCTTTTAACTTGTGAGGACTGCATCAGTGCACTGTATGCATCAGATCTCAAAGCCTCTAAAGTTGGGTCACTCTTATGTGTTAAAAAGAAGAATGGTTTACATCTCCCTTCAGAAAGTCTATGTCGAGTCATAAATATTTGTGAGCGAGTTGTAAGAACCCATACAAGAATGACAGTTGATGAACTACTTCCTCAACAGAGGGAATTGTATCTTCAACAGAAAATATTATATGAGCTTTCTGggcatatttatctttttgtacATTTAGATGAGCATCTCTTTGATGGAGAAGTGTGTGCCATCAATCACTTTGTAAAGTTACTAAAGGATATAATAATCTGTTTCTTAAAGATCAGAGCTAAAGATGTAGCTCAGTACCCTTTAAACCACCATACAGAAAGAACTGAAGTGAAAACTTTGTCAAGGAAACACTGGTCATCTTTACAGGATTACAGAATTTCAAGTTTTGCTAATACCAGTAAATTCAGGCATTTGCTAAGTAACGATGGCTATCCATTCAAATGAGGGacctaaaatatattaaaatttttattaagaatATTTGGTCAACGTTTATTTTAAAGTTCAACTTACCATATTTTATAAATTGACCATTCTGCACAGTGGACAAGTTTGCAGTTCTGACTTATTTAgaatttctaattataaaatctGCTCGTTCTTTGGTGTGGCTTGCAGCATTTCAGCTACCCAAAATGTAGAAAGCAGTAAGTCAGTAGGAGCAGACTAGCCA includes:
- the THAP9 gene encoding DNA transposase THAP9 isoform X1, giving the protein MTRSCSAVGCSTRDTVLSRERGLSFHQFPTDTIQRSKWIRAVNRVDPRSKKIWIPGPGAILCSKHFQESDFESYGIRRKLKKGAVPSVSLYKVLQGVHLKGKARQKILKQPLPDSSQEVATEDHNYSLKRPLTVGADKLAEVQQMLQVSKKRLGSVKNYRMIKKRKGLRLIDALVEEKLLSEETECLLRAQFSDFKWELYNWRETAEYSTEMKQFACTLYLCSSKVYDYVRKILKLPHSSILRTWLSKCKPSPGFNSNIFSFLQRRVENGDQLYQYCSLIIKGISLKQQLQWDPSSHHLQGFMDFGLGKLDADETPLASETILLMAVGISGHWRTPLGYFFVNKASGYLQAQLLRLTIGKLSDIGITVLAVTSDATAHSVQMAKALGILIDGDNMKCTFQHPSSSSQQIAYFFDSCHLLRLIRNAFQNFQSIQFINGTAHWQHLVELVALEEQELSNMERIPRKLANLKNHVLKMNSAAQLFSESVASALECLLSLGLPPFQNCIGTIHFLRLINNLFDIFNSRNRYGKGLKGPLLPETYSKINHVLIEAKTIFVTLSDTSNNQIIKGKRKLGFLGFLLNAESLQWLYQNYVFPKVMPFPYLLTYKFSQDHLELFLKMLRQVLVTSSNPTCMAFQKAYHNLETRYRLQDEVFLSEVSILDISIARRTDLALWTVQRQYGVSVMKTPFHKEDICQDWSNCSLSEALLDLSDHRRNLTCCAGYIANKLSALLTCEDCISALYASDLKASKVGSLLCVKKKNGLHLPSESLCRVINICERVVRTHTRMTVDELLPQQRELYLQQKILYELSGHIYLFVHLDEHLFDGEVCAINHFVKLLKDIIICFLKIRAKDVAQYPLNHHTERTEVKTLSRKHWSSLQDYRISSFANTSKFRHLLSNDGYPFK
- the THAP9 gene encoding DNA transposase THAP9 isoform X2 → MTQRFPTDTIQRSKWIRAVNRVDPRSKKIWIPGPGAILCSKHFQESDFESYGIRRKLKKGAVPSVSLYKVLQGVHLKGKARQKILKQPLPDSSQEVATEDHNYSLKRPLTVGADKLAEVQQMLQVSKKRLGSVKNYRMIKKRKGLRLIDALVEEKLLSEETECLLRAQFSDFKWELYNWRETAEYSTEMKQFACTLYLCSSKVYDYVRKILKLPHSSILRTWLSKCKPSPGFNSNIFSFLQRRVENGDQLYQYCSLIIKGISLKQQLQWDPSSHHLQGFMDFGLGKLDADETPLASETILLMAVGISGHWRTPLGYFFVNKASGYLQAQLLRLTIGKLSDIGITVLAVTSDATAHSVQMAKALGILIDGDNMKCTFQHPSSSSQQIAYFFDSCHLLRLIRNAFQNFQSIQFINGTAHWQHLVELVALEEQELSNMERIPRKLANLKNHVLKMNSAAQLFSESVASALECLLSLGLPPFQNCIGTIHFLRLINNLFDIFNSRNRYGKGLKGPLLPETYSKINHVLIEAKTIFVTLSDTSNNQIIKGKRKLGFLGFLLNAESLQWLYQNYVFPKVMPFPYLLTYKFSQDHLELFLKMLRQVLVTSSNPTCMAFQKAYHNLETRYRLQDEVFLSEVSILDISIARRTDLALWTVQRQYGVSVMKTPFHKEDICQDWSNCSLSEALLDLSDHRRNLTCCAGYIANKLSALLTCEDCISALYASDLKASKVGSLLCVKKKNGLHLPSESLCRVINICERVVRTHTRMTVDELLPQQRELYLQQKILYELSGHIYLFVHLDEHLFDGEVCAINHFVKLLKDIIICFLKIRAKDVAQYPLNHHTERTEVKTLSRKHWSSLQDYRISSFANTSKFRHLLSNDGYPFK